In Melanotaenia boesemani isolate fMelBoe1 chromosome 18, fMelBoe1.pri, whole genome shotgun sequence, the following proteins share a genomic window:
- the LOC121629249 gene encoding retinol dehydrogenase 12-like isoform X2, with protein MEKAQTALKEIIESSGNDNVACMKLDLSDSKSIREFAEAINRDEPKLNILINNAGVMVCPYGKTADGFEMQIGVNHMGHFLLTYLLIDLIKRSAPSRIITVSSMAHAWGSINLEDINSEKSYSKSKAYAQSKLANVLFTRSLAQRLEGTGVTAYSLHPGVVQTDLWRHLSSPEQIFMKIASPFTKNSIQGAQTTIYCAVEPSLVNQSGGYYSDCAPAKCCNAGKDDDLAQKLWELSCRMLSISWE; from the exons ATGGAGAAAGCGCAGACAGccttaaaagaaattattgaaAGCTCTGGCAACGACAATGTCGCTTGCATGAAACTTGACTTGTCAGACAGCAAATCCATCAGAGAGTTTGCCGAAGCCATCAACCGAG ATGAGCCGAAACTCAACATCCTCATCAACAACGCTGGTGTGATGGTTTGTCCGTACGGGAAGACGGCAGACGGTTTTGAGATGCAGATCGGTGTAAATCACATGG gtcATTTCCTGTTGACGTATTTGTTGATTGACCTGATTAAAAGATCGGCTCCATCCAGGATCATTACCGTGTCTTCCATGGCTCACGCATGGGGCTCCATCAATCTGGAGGACATCAACAGCGAGAAGAGCTACAGCAAGAGTAAAGCCTACGCTCAGAGCAAGCTCGCAAACGTGCTCTTCACCCGCTCACTGGCTCAAAGACTAGAAG GCACAGGTGTGACGGCATACTCTCTCCATCCCGGAGTTGTTCAGACAGATTTGTGGCGTCATCTGAGCAGCCCTGAGCAGATCTTTATGAAGATAGCCAGTCCTTTCACCAAAAACTCCATCCAGGGAGCTCAGACCACAATTTACTGCGCCGTGGAACCGTCACTAGTGAACCAGAGCGGTGGATACTACAG TGACTGCGCTCCTGCCAAGTGCTGTAATGCAGGAAAAGATGACGACCTGGCACAGAAGCTGTGGGAGCTGAGCTGCCGTATGCTCTCCATATCATGGGAATAA
- the LOC121629249 gene encoding retinol dehydrogenase 12-like isoform X1, whose amino-acid sequence MQALRNLFRASWSSDVKLDGKTVVITGANTGIGKETAIDLAKRGAKVIIACRDMEKAQTALKEIIESSGNDNVACMKLDLSDSKSIREFAEAINRDEPKLNILINNAGVMVCPYGKTADGFEMQIGVNHMGHFLLTYLLIDLIKRSAPSRIITVSSMAHAWGSINLEDINSEKSYSKSKAYAQSKLANVLFTRSLAQRLEGTGVTAYSLHPGVVQTDLWRHLSSPEQIFMKIASPFTKNSIQGAQTTIYCAVEPSLVNQSGGYYSDCAPAKCCNAGKDDDLAQKLWELSCRMLSISWE is encoded by the exons ATGCAAGCTCTAag AAATCTCTTCCGGGCTTCCTGGTCCTCTGATGTGAAGCTCGATGGCAAAACTGTGGTTATCACCGGCGCCAACACTGGTATCGGCAAAGAAACGGCCATAGACCTGGCAAAGAGAG GGGCCAAGGTCATCATAGCGTGCCGAGACATGGAGAAAGCGCAGACAGccttaaaagaaattattgaaAGCTCTGGCAACGACAATGTCGCTTGCATGAAACTTGACTTGTCAGACAGCAAATCCATCAGAGAGTTTGCCGAAGCCATCAACCGAG ATGAGCCGAAACTCAACATCCTCATCAACAACGCTGGTGTGATGGTTTGTCCGTACGGGAAGACGGCAGACGGTTTTGAGATGCAGATCGGTGTAAATCACATGG gtcATTTCCTGTTGACGTATTTGTTGATTGACCTGATTAAAAGATCGGCTCCATCCAGGATCATTACCGTGTCTTCCATGGCTCACGCATGGGGCTCCATCAATCTGGAGGACATCAACAGCGAGAAGAGCTACAGCAAGAGTAAAGCCTACGCTCAGAGCAAGCTCGCAAACGTGCTCTTCACCCGCTCACTGGCTCAAAGACTAGAAG GCACAGGTGTGACGGCATACTCTCTCCATCCCGGAGTTGTTCAGACAGATTTGTGGCGTCATCTGAGCAGCCCTGAGCAGATCTTTATGAAGATAGCCAGTCCTTTCACCAAAAACTCCATCCAGGGAGCTCAGACCACAATTTACTGCGCCGTGGAACCGTCACTAGTGAACCAGAGCGGTGGATACTACAG TGACTGCGCTCCTGCCAAGTGCTGTAATGCAGGAAAAGATGACGACCTGGCACAGAAGCTGTGGGAGCTGAGCTGCCGTATGCTCTCCATATCATGGGAATAA